The following DNA comes from Croceicoccus sp. YJ47.
TCGGGACCGGCGTTCCGCATATCGTCAACGACGGGGTCGGCCTGCCCGCAGGCTATCGCAGCATGGTCGCTCTGCCCGTGTATCGCGCAGAGACCCTCGCCTTCATCACCGCCTGGTATCTGTAAGGGAGAGCACGGCATGGAAAAACTGGTCGTCATCGGCGCAGGGATGGCTTCGGGTCGGGTGCTGGAGCATCTGTTCGAAGCGGACGCGCCCTACGAAGTCACGTTGTTCAACGGCGAACCGCGCGGCAATTACAACCGCATCATGCTTTCCCCCGTCCTGTCGGGGGAGAAAAGCTTTGCCGAAATCGTCACCCATGACGAGGCCTGGTACGAAGAACACGGCGTCACCTGCCGCTTTGGCGAAAAGGTTACGGCGATCGACCGGGCCCGCAAGGTCGTGACCGGCGAGAATGGCGAAGTGCCTTACGACAAGCTGATCATCGCGACCGGCTCCGCCCCGTTCATCATCCCCTTGCCCGGACACGATCTGCCGGGCGTGGTCGCCTATCGCGATTTGGAAGATACCAACGCGATGATCGAAGCGTCGGCAAAACCGGGCGCAAAGGCCGTCGTCATTGGCGGGGGGCTGCTGGGGCTCGAGGCGGCAGCGGGCTTGCGGCTGCGCGGGATGGACGTGACCGTCCTGCACCTGATGGGTCATCTCATGGAACGCCAGCTCGACGAGGCGGCGGGCTATCTACTTAAGAAGGATCTCGAAAAACGGGGCATCGCGGTGCTGCTGAAGGCATCCACCAAGGCGATCGAAGGCGATGGCAGGGTCGAACGGGTCGTGCTCGAAGACGGCACCGTGCTCGATGCGGACATCGTGTGCATGGCGGTCGGCATTCGTCCGGCCGGGCAGATCGGCGCGGATGCGGGGCTGAGCTGCGGAAAGGCGATCACGGTCGATGCACAGATGCGGACCTCCGATCCCGATATCTTTGCCGTGGGCGAATGCGTCGAGTTCGACGGCAATCTGTTCGGTCTCGTCGCGCCGCTCTATGATCAGGCCCGGGTGCTGGCCCGGACGCTGATGGGGCAGGACGATGCGTTTGCCATGCGCGAACTTTCGACCAAGCTGAAGGTGACCGGGTGCGATCTGTTCAGCGCGGGCGAATTCGCAGAGGGAGAGGGACGCGAGGATATCGTGTTCCGCGACCCGGCGCGCGGGATCTATAAACGTCTCGTGATCGAGGACGATCGCCTGGTCGGCGCGGTGATGTATGGCGACACCGCGGACGGCAACTGGTTCTTCGGTCTCATCAAGGATCAGACCGATATCGACGACATGCGCGATACGTTGATCTACGGCCCGGCATTCCAGGGGGGTGGCGCTGCTTACGCGGACCCTCTGGCAGCCGTTGCAGCATTGCCGCCTGAAGCGGAGATCTGCGGCTGCAACGGCGTATGCAAGGGACAGATCGTGGATGCCATCGGGGCGGACGCGGACACGCTCGACGGCTTGCGCGCCAGGACCAAGGCGTCGGCCAGTTGCGGCACGTGCACCGGCCTTGTCGAACAATTGCTCGCCGTGACGCTGGGCGACAGTTTCGACGCGGGCGGCGCCAGGCCGGTCTGTGCCTGCACCGATCTCACGCACGAGGACGTTCGCCGCCTCATCAAGGCGCGCAAGCTGCGCAGCCAGCCTACCGTGTGGCAGGAACTGGGCTGGAAGACGGTCAACGGTTGCCCCACCTGCCGCCCGGCCGTCAATTTCTACCTGCTGGCCGAATGGCCGCTCGATTATCAGGACGATGCGCAGTCGCGCTTCGTGAATGAACGCAACCACGCCAATATTCAGAAGGACGGCACCTATTCGGTGATGCCGCGCATGTGGGGCGGGATGACCACGCCCGACGAATTGCTCGCGATTGCCGCCGCGGCAAAGAAATACGATGCCGCGGTGAAGGTCACAGGCGGCCAGAGGATCGACCTTTTGGGCGTGAAGAAGGAAGACCTGCCTGCCATCTGGGCTGATCTCAATGCGGCCGGCATGGTTTCGGGCCATGCCTATTCCAAGGGGCTGCGCACGGTGAAGACCTGTGTGGGCACGGACTGGTGCCGGTTCGGGACACAGGATTCCACCGGCCTCGGCATCAAGCTGGAGAAGAAGCTCTGGGGATCGTGGACGCCGCACAAGGTGAAGCTCGGCGTGTCGGGATGCCCGCGCAATTGCGCCGAGGCGACCTGCAAGGACGTGGGCGTGGTCTGCGTCGATTCCGGCTACCAGATCGGCGTTGCGGGCGCGGCGGGCATGGACCTGCGCGAGACGCAGCGCCTCGTGGACGTGGCGACGGAGGACGAGGCGATCGAATGGACCGCCGCCTTCGTCCAGCTATACCGCGAGCACGCCAAATATCTCGACCGGCCGTACAAGTGGGTCGACAAGGTCGGGCTGGACTGGGTGAAGGAGGTGCTTTCCGACCCGGCGGAGCGCGCTGCGCTGAACGAACGCTTCGAACTCTCGCAATCGGTCTACCGCAAGGACCCCTGGGCTGAACGGGCGACCGAGCCCGAGGCGGCCAGATTCCAACCCCTTGCCGATCTGACGATGGAGCCTGCCGAATGAGCTGGACCGATGTAGGCGCGCTGAGCGACATTCCCCTGCGCGGTGCGCGCATGGTGAAGACGGCGAAGGGCTGCGTAGCGATTTTCCGCACGGGCGAGGAAGAGCTGTTCGCCACGTCCAACAGCTGTGCGCACAGGCAAGGCCCGCTGGCCGAGGGGATCGTGCATGGACGCATGGTCACCTGCCCGCTGCACAGCTGGACCTATTCGCTCGAGACAGGGGAGGCGCAGGGCGCGGATGAGGGCATCATCGCCACCTATCCCGTGCGGATCGAAGCCGGACGCGTATTGCTGGACGTGAGCGCGCTGGCGCAGAAAGCCGCCGCCTGATGCTTCCTCCCGAAGCCGGAGAGGTTCGGTCCACCTGCCCCTATTGCGGGGTCGGGTGCGGCGTCCTGCTCAACCCCGATGGGCATGGCGGACTGTCGGTACGCGGCGATCCGGAGCATCCGAACAATCGCGGGCGGTTGTGTTCGAAGGGCGCGGCACTGGGCGAAACGGTGGGCTTGGCCGAGCGGCAGCTGTTCCCGCAGATCGACGGGAAGGACGCGGACTGGGACGCGGCTCTGGACTTTGTCGCCCGCCGTTTCATGGATGTGCGCGCGGAACATGGACCGGACGCCACCGCGTTTTACGTGTCCGGGCAATTGCTCACCGAAGATTATTACGTCGCCAACAAGCTGATGAAGGGTTTCATCGGCAGCGCCAATATCGACACCAATTCGCGGCTCTGCATGGCTTCTACCGTGGCCTACCACAAGCGCGCCTTCGGCACCGACACCGTGCCGGGCGTCTATGACGATCTGGAAGAGGCGGATCTGGTGGTGCTGGTCGGCTCCAATCTCGCCTGGTGCCATCCGGTGCTTTACCAGAGAATTGCCGCCGCACGGCAGGCGCGCCCGCATATGAAGCTCGTCGTGATCGACCCGCGCCGTACCGCGACCTGCGACGATGCCGATCTGCACCTGCCGCTCGCCATCGGCAGCGACGTGGCGCTGTTCAATGGCCTGCTCGCCGAAATCGGGCGCCGCGGCGCCGTCGATCACACCTATGTCCATGCCCATACCCGCGGGCTCGACGAGGCTCTGGCCGCTGCCAAGGCGGACAGCCCGGCCGCGACCGGCCTGTCTGGCGAAGACCTCGCCGCCTTTTACGATCTGTGGATCGGCACGGAAAAAACGGTCACCGTATTCAGCCAGGGGGTCAATCAATCCTCGTCCGGCACCGACAAGGTCAATGCGATCATCAATTGTCACCTGGCGACCGGGCGCATCGGCCGACCCGGAATGGGACCGTTTTCCGTCACCGGCCAGCCCAATGCCATGGGTGGGCGCGAAGTCGGCGGCCTCGCCAACACGCTTGCCTGTCACATGGAGCTGTCCGATTCCCGGCATCGACAGGCGGTCGGCGACTTCTGGGGCACGCGCTCCCTCCCCACGCAAGGCGGCCTGAAAGCCGTCGACATGTTCGATGCCGTGGCCGACGGCCGGATCAAGGCGCTTTGGATCGTTCATTCGAACCCCGCGGTGACCATGCCCGACGCCGACCGCATCCGGCGCGCCATCGCCGACTGTCCGTTCGTGGTCGTCTCCGACATCACGCTGCGAACCGATACCGCACGATTGGCCGACGTTTTCCTGCCCGCTGCGGCATGGGGGGAAAAATCCGGCACGGTCACCAATTCGGACCGCACGATCAGCCGGCAACGGGCGGCGCTGCCCATGCCGGTAAGCACGCGGCCCGACTGGCACATCATGGCAGAGGTCGGCCGCCGCATGGGCTGGGCGGACGCATTCGCGTGGAATGGTCCGGACGAAATCTTCGGCGAATACGCACGTCTGTCGGCCATCGCGGGGCGCATGGCGCTCGACTTCGACATCTCCGCGATGGCGGACATGGATGCTTTTGCCTACGACCGTATGGCCCCCACGCGCTGGCCGCAAAACGGGAGCGGCGCGATCGACCGCTTCTTTGCGGATGGTCAGTTCTTTCACGCGGACAAACGCGCGCGGATCGTCGCGGTGCGCCATCGCCCGCCTGCAATTGCCGAGTCGTCCGATCGGCCGTTCCGGCTGAATACCGGGCGCCTGCGTGACCAGTGGCACACCATGACCCGCACCGCGCTGTCGCCTCGGCTTTCGGCGCATCTGCCCGAACCGTTTGTGGATGTGCACCGCGAGGACGTCGCACGGCTCGGCCTGAAACCCGCCGATCTGGTGCGCCTGTCGAACGATTGCGGCAGCGCCATCCTGCGCCTGCGTCAGAATGACGAGGTGCGACCCGGCACGCTCTTCGCGCCGATGCACTGGACAGGGGAAAACGCGCCCGCGTCACGGATCGATGCGCTGGTCCCGTCGATAACCGATCCGCTCTCGGGGCAGCCGGAGACGAAGGCGGCCACGGTGCGTGCCGAAAGGTTCGATGCGCGCTGGCATGGTTTCGCGATCGCGCAGGAGCGCTTCACGCCCGATTGCGAATATTGGGCCCGGGCGCGCACGGGCGCGGGCTACAGGGCCGAGCTTGCCGGTGTGGAAACGCCGGAGAAATGGGAAGACTGGGCGCGAAGCCTGTTCAAACTTCCCGGTGCGGATGCGCAGATCATGCAGGATGCGGCACGCGGTTCGTGCAGGATCGCCTTCCTCGACGGCGAAATCCTGCTCGCCGCGCTTTATGTGGCGCGAAAGCCGATCGCCTTGATGCGGGATTTCCTCGTCGGGCTGCCGGGGAGCGAGGCGAACTGGGCGCTCGCGGGACAGGCGCGCGGCGACGTTCCCGATCCTGGCCCCGTCGTTTGCGCGTGCTTTTCCATCGGACGCAATACCATCGCGCGTGCCGTCGAGGCGGAAAAGCTGAAGAGCGTGGAGGCCATCGGCGCGGCGACGTCGGCGGGCACCAATTGCGGATCGTGCAAGGCGGAACTGCGGCAGATCCTCGCGAAGATCGCGCTAACCGAACCTGCCGAATAGCAGCACCGCCATCACCATCGATACGAGCGTCGCGATCAGGGCCCAGTTGCGCCACATCGCCTTCGACCCCCGTTCGATCAGCGGGACGAATTCGGTGGGGCGCACGGAACTGCGGCTCGCCTTGCGCAATTCGCCGACAAATTCCGACATCGCCTGTTGCCGGTCACCGGGCTCTGGCGACAGTGCCCTCGCGAGGACCGTGCCGACCGCAGGGGGCATGTCCGGACGCAGTCGGGCGAATGTGGACGTCGTCCTTTCACGCTCCGAAACGAGCGGCTTGCCACTCGCTTCGCGATCGAAAGGCACGGTGCCGGTCAGCATTTCCCAGCAGATCGCGGCAATCGAAAACAGGTCCGAGAGATTCTGGGCCGCCTCCCCTGCGAGCACTTCGGGCGCGATATAGTTCAACGAACCCTCTGGCCATTGCGCGATCTCCGC
Coding sequences within:
- the nirD gene encoding nitrite reductase small subunit NirD, whose product is MSWTDVGALSDIPLRGARMVKTAKGCVAIFRTGEEELFATSNSCAHRQGPLAEGIVHGRMVTCPLHSWTYSLETGEAQGADEGIIATYPVRIEAGRVLLDVSALAQKAAA
- a CDS encoding nitrate reductase, encoding MLPPEAGEVRSTCPYCGVGCGVLLNPDGHGGLSVRGDPEHPNNRGRLCSKGAALGETVGLAERQLFPQIDGKDADWDAALDFVARRFMDVRAEHGPDATAFYVSGQLLTEDYYVANKLMKGFIGSANIDTNSRLCMASTVAYHKRAFGTDTVPGVYDDLEEADLVVLVGSNLAWCHPVLYQRIAAARQARPHMKLVVIDPRRTATCDDADLHLPLAIGSDVALFNGLLAEIGRRGAVDHTYVHAHTRGLDEALAAAKADSPAATGLSGEDLAAFYDLWIGTEKTVTVFSQGVNQSSSGTDKVNAIINCHLATGRIGRPGMGPFSVTGQPNAMGGREVGGLANTLACHMELSDSRHRQAVGDFWGTRSLPTQGGLKAVDMFDAVADGRIKALWIVHSNPAVTMPDADRIRRAIADCPFVVVSDITLRTDTARLADVFLPAAAWGEKSGTVTNSDRTISRQRAALPMPVSTRPDWHIMAEVGRRMGWADAFAWNGPDEIFGEYARLSAIAGRMALDFDISAMADMDAFAYDRMAPTRWPQNGSGAIDRFFADGQFFHADKRARIVAVRHRPPAIAESSDRPFRLNTGRLRDQWHTMTRTALSPRLSAHLPEPFVDVHREDVARLGLKPADLVRLSNDCGSAILRLRQNDEVRPGTLFAPMHWTGENAPASRIDALVPSITDPLSGQPETKAATVRAERFDARWHGFAIAQERFTPDCEYWARARTGAGYRAELAGVETPEKWEDWARSLFKLPGADAQIMQDAARGSCRIAFLDGEILLAALYVARKPIALMRDFLVGLPGSEANWALAGQARGDVPDPGPVVCACFSIGRNTIARAVEAEKLKSVEAIGAATSAGTNCGSCKAELRQILAKIALTEPAE
- the nirB gene encoding nitrite reductase large subunit NirB: MEKLVVIGAGMASGRVLEHLFEADAPYEVTLFNGEPRGNYNRIMLSPVLSGEKSFAEIVTHDEAWYEEHGVTCRFGEKVTAIDRARKVVTGENGEVPYDKLIIATGSAPFIIPLPGHDLPGVVAYRDLEDTNAMIEASAKPGAKAVVIGGGLLGLEAAAGLRLRGMDVTVLHLMGHLMERQLDEAAGYLLKKDLEKRGIAVLLKASTKAIEGDGRVERVVLEDGTVLDADIVCMAVGIRPAGQIGADAGLSCGKAITVDAQMRTSDPDIFAVGECVEFDGNLFGLVAPLYDQARVLARTLMGQDDAFAMRELSTKLKVTGCDLFSAGEFAEGEGREDIVFRDPARGIYKRLVIEDDRLVGAVMYGDTADGNWFFGLIKDQTDIDDMRDTLIYGPAFQGGGAAYADPLAAVAALPPEAEICGCNGVCKGQIVDAIGADADTLDGLRARTKASASCGTCTGLVEQLLAVTLGDSFDAGGARPVCACTDLTHEDVRRLIKARKLRSQPTVWQELGWKTVNGCPTCRPAVNFYLLAEWPLDYQDDAQSRFVNERNHANIQKDGTYSVMPRMWGGMTTPDELLAIAAAAKKYDAAVKVTGGQRIDLLGVKKEDLPAIWADLNAAGMVSGHAYSKGLRTVKTCVGTDWCRFGTQDSTGLGIKLEKKLWGSWTPHKVKLGVSGCPRNCAEATCKDVGVVCVDSGYQIGVAGAAGMDLRETQRLVDVATEDEAIEWTAAFVQLYREHAKYLDRPYKWVDKVGLDWVKEVLSDPAERAALNERFELSQSVYRKDPWAERATEPEAARFQPLADLTMEPAE